In Pseudohongiella acticola, the sequence CTCCACGGCGAAGCTCTATCACCACGCGCAAACCGTCTTTGTCCGATTCGTCACGCAGTTCCGTGATGCCTTCTATCTTCTTTTCCTTGACCAATTCGGCAATTTTTTCCACCAGCCGCGCCTTGTTCAGCTGATAGGGTATTTCCGTGATGATAATGGTGGGCTTGTTGCTCTTTTCATCTTCGATGATTTCCGCGCGTGCACGCATGTAGATGCGGCCACGACCGGTTTTGTAGGCTTCGACAATGCCAGCCCGGCCATTAATGATGGCCGCCGTGGGGAAATCAGGGCCCTTGATATGCTCCATCAGATCATCAATGGAGATATCCTCGTCATCCATCAACGCCAGGCAGGCATCCACAACCTCCGTCAGGTTGTGAGGCGGAATATTGGTTGCCATGCCGACAGCGATGCCCGAGGAGCCGTTTACCAGCAGATTGGGAACCTGTGTCGGGAAAACATCGGGAATACGTTCGGTGCCATCATAGTTGTCGGAGAAATCAACCGTTTCCTTGTCCAGATCTGCCATCAGATCGTGGGCGATTTTGGCCATGCGAATTTCGGTGTAACGCATTGCTGCAGCCGAATCACCGTCTATCGAGCCAAAGTTACCCTGGCCATCAACCAGCGGGTAACGCAGGGAGAAGTCCTGTGCCATACGTACGATGGTGTCATAAACAGCAGAATCGCCATGTGGATGGTATTTACCGATAACATCACCGACCACACGAGCGGACTTTTTGTAGGGCTTGTTCCAGTCGTTCGACAGCACGTTCATGGCAAACAGCACGCGTCTGTGTACAGGCTTGAGCCCATCCCTGACATCCGGTAACGCACGACCAACAATTACGCTCATGGCGTAGGCAAGGTAGGATTCACGCATCTCGCTTTCGAGCGAAACAGGCGATATCTGGTTTGTAGATTCCGTCATATTTTACAGGCTCTCATACGGACTGTAAGCGGCTCATCCAAGCGCGCCCGGGGCAGTCCTTTCGGCAGTTCTTTCGGCAGTTCTTAAAGTAGCAATCGCCGATCGATAAAATTGATCAATACTACCACAAATGCCCCGCAGCCGGACACAAAAATACGGTTTAATATCAAGCTCCTGCTTTACTGCAATATTCGTTATAATCGCCGCTCTGATGACCTCAACCGGAGCCGCAATGAGCCCCAGCGAAAACCAGCCCGACGTCGATCTCGTAATACATGCACGCTGGATAATTCCGGCTACCGATGACCAGGCGATTCTGGAAAACCACAGCATAGCGGTGCGCAATGGCAGTATTGTCGGGCTGCACCCGACCCCTGATATAGCACGGCATTATAGCAGTGCGCGCCGGGAATTGACGCTGGATCAGCATGCGCTGATCCCCGGCCTGATCAACGCACATGGCCATGCCGGCATGACGCTGATGCGCGGCATAGCCGATGACCTCCCCTTGCAGACCTGGCTGCATGACCACATCTGGCCACTGGAAGGCAAGTGGATCAGCGAAGAGTTTGTCTACCAGGGAACGCAGCTGGCCATTGCTGAAATGATTCGCGGCGGCACCACCTGTTATGCCGATATGTATTTTTTTCCTGAGGCCAGCGCCAGGGCTGCCAGCGAGGCGGGTATTCGTGTCCAACTGGCAGCGCCTGTCATCGATTTCCCGACACCTTGGGCAGCCGATGCCGATGAATGCATCAGCAAGACCACGGAGCTGCACGACGCCTGGCGTAACAGCGAACTGGTCAGTACCGCGTTTGGCCCTCATGCGCCCTACACTGTGTCTGACGAATCCCTGCGCAAGGTCCTTACCTTCGCTGAAGAGCTCGATCTGCCTATTCACATGCATGTGCACGAAACTGCTTTTGAAGTTGAAGACGCGCTCAAAAACACGGGGCAACGACCGATACGGCGCCTGCATGATCTTGGTCTGCTGGGCCCCCGCCTGCTCTGTGTACATGCCACCCAGCTGGATGACGACGACCTGGCGTTACTGCAGCAGACCTCCACTCATGTGGTGCACTGCCCTGAATCCAATCTGAAACTGGCCAGTGGGTTCTGCCCGGTACACCAATTGCAGACCACCGGTATCAATGTCGCATTGGGCACCGATGGCGCGGCCAGCAATAATGATCTGGACATGTTTTCGGAAATGCGCACAGCGGCCTTACTGGCCAAAGCCTGTGCCGGTGATGCCAGTGCGCTGCCAGCCTACGGTGCCCTGCAGATGGCAACCATTAATGGCGCCAGAGCGATGGGCCTCGAGCATTTGACAGGGACACTGGAATCGGGCAAACGCGCCGATATGACGGCAGTCCGCCTCGACAGCCTGAACGCCATGCCGGTTTATAATCCAGTGTCACAACTGGTGTATTCAACCCAGGCCAGCCAGGTCAGTCATGTCTGGGTCAATGGCAAAGCCTTGTTAGACGACGGCGAACTGACCACTATCAATCGGCGCCAGATACAGGAGTTGGCACGCACCTGGCAACAACGATTGCAGCACTCAACCAACGATGGAGAAAATGCATGAATGCGCAGCACGGCAATCGCGATGACGCAGAAATACGCAAATTCGAAGCCCTGGCCGCGCGCTGGTGGGATCCCAACAGCGAATTCAGGCCACTACATGAAATAAATCCGCTGCGTATGGGATTTATCAGCGGCAAGATCAATCCTGCCGGCCAGCATTGTATCGATATTGGCTGTGGCGGTGGCATTCTAAGCGAAGCCCTGGCGCATCAAGGCGCTCAGGTCACGGCCATCGATCTGGCTGAGGCATCACTTGCGGTTGCCCGCCTGCACAAACTGGAAAGCGGTCTCGATATCCGCTACGAGAACATAGCCGCCGAAACCATGGCTGAGCAGGAACCCGGGCAGTACGATATCGTCACCTGCCTGGAAATGCTCGAACACGTGCCCGACCCTGAAGCGATCGTGGAAGCCTGTGTCAAACTCGCCAAACCCGGCGGCCATATCTTTTTTTCCACGCTAAACCGGAATCCAAAATCATGGCTGTTTGCAATTGTCGGTGCCGAATATGTTCTTAATCTGCTGCCCAAAGGCACACATGACTATGCCAAGTTCATCAAGCCGTCTGAACTGGCTTCATGGTGTCGTCATTACGGCCTGGAACAGGGTGAACTGACCGGGATGGGTTACAACCCGCTGACAAAGCGCTACCGTCTGCAGAATGATATTGATGTCAATTACCTGGTTCACTACCGGAAGCCGGCATGACCACGATGACCGGAAATCAGACTGCGGCCGTGCTTTTTGACCTGGACGGCACCCTGATTGACACCGCGCCAGACTTTAGCGCCGTCTTGCATCAGCTGTGCGCGGATCAGGGCGTGACACCCCCGAGCGATAACGCCATTCTGGCCACGGTTTCCAGCGGTGCCCGGGCCCTGGTGGAGCTGGCCTTCGGCCTGCGACCGGATGCGCAGGGCTTTGATGCGCTGTTTCAGACGCTGCTGAATCAATACATGGACCAGCTCCAGAACACGCGCTCCGTGCTGTTTGCCGACATGGACGTGTTATTGGGCCAACTGGAAGCAAGCGGCATAGCCTGGGGCGTTGTTACCAACAAGCCTGAGCGTTTCAGCATCCCGTTAATGCAGCGACTTGATCTGGCACATCGCTGCTCGATTCTGATTTGCCCGGATCATGTCAGTCAGACCAAGCCCCATCCCGAACCGCTGCTACTGGCATGCGACCGCCTGGGCTGTGATCCGGCCCACAGTATCTACGTGGGCGATCATCCACGCGATATCGAGGCTGGTAATGCTGCCGGTATGCGCACCATAGCAGCCGCCTACGGCTACCTGCCGCCCTTTCCTGCCATCAGTGAGTGGGGAGCAGACCACATTTCGCCATCGGTTGCTGACATTGCACTCTACCTGAGCAACCATCTCATTTTTTCTGCCCAGAAAGGACTCACTCATGAAAATTGAACCCGCCCGCAACCATGACAACAGCGACACCGAGAACACCGCGCTGACAATTCCGGTCAATGACAGCTTGCAGGGTCGCACCATACTGGTCACGGGTGCCGGCGACGGCATAGGTAAGGCCGCAGCGCTCACCTATGCGCGTAGTGGCGCGACAGTGATTCTGCTTGGGCGTACACAAAGCAAACTGGAGGCTGTTTACGATGCCATTGCCAGTGAAAAGCTACCCGAAGCTGTCATTCATCCGCTGGATCTGGCGATCGCAGGCAGTGAAGACTACGACGTACTGGGTCGATCCATTATTGATCAGTTCCCGGCGCTGGACGGCCTGCTGCACAATGCCAGCGAACTGGGCGCGCTGGGGCCCATCCAGTACTACGCACCGGAAAGCTGGATGAAGCTCATGCAGATCAACGTCAATGCTGTTTTTCTGTTGACCCGCGCGCTATTGCCAGCGCTGGAAAAATCCGACGAAGCCCGCATTCTGATGACCTCCTCCAGTGTCGGCCGCAAAGGCCGGGCATACTGGGGCGCCTATGCGGTCAGCAAATTTGCCACCGAAGGGCTTATGCAGGTGCTGGCCGATGAGCTGGCTGACACTACCAATATACGCGTCAACAGCATCAATCCGGGGGCCACTCGCACAGAAATGCGCCGATCCGCCTATCCCGCGGAAAATCCCTTGTCATTGCCCACGCCCGAGTCTTTGATGCCGGCCTACCTGCACCTGATGCAGGCTGCCAGTCACCCTCTGCATGGTCAGGCCATCGATATCCGGACGTTATTGACTGAACTGTCCGCCAAGTAAAACGGGTGATGCCAATACCCGACGGCAAACTGGCACTCCCGGAACGGCAAGCGTCAGTAAACCGGCAATTTATTGCCGCTGATGCTTGCCAGCTTTTGCACTCAACCCTCCGCCGGTTCTTCCAAAGCATTAAAAAATCCTGTACCACGCTGTATTTATTACCTTTATTTAGTACTTAACAATTCTGGCACAATAATCGCTTGTCTTCGGTAGACGCTAACTCCGGAGACTCACATGGCTATGCCACTCAGCTCGGCCACAGCAGTAGAAATTACGACACAGGGGCGTGCCCAACTCACGCTGCTTCCGGCTGCCAATGAGTATCAGCTGCCCGACGGTAACAAACCGCTGTCGCAAACGCGTTACCGCCTGTTGACCAAACTGCAGACATCTCTGGACCTGAACACAATACTGTCGCTTTTCCACGAAGAAAGCAGTGCGCTGGTCGACTATTGCGGCCTTGTCTACGTCAACGAAACCATGAATCTGCAATTGTCTGTAGGCGACGTCGAGCTGCACAGCTGCAGCTATCGGCTGATCACCCAGCGCGACAATCTCGGCGAGATCGTGCTTTACCACCAGGCGCGATTCAGTGAGCCAGATCTGGACACTATTGAGACCCTGTTAAGCACCCTGCTCTGTCCGCTCCGCAATGCTTTGCAATACCGTGCCGCTATTGATGCCTCCACGACCGATGCACTGACCGGGGCCGGCAATCGTCTGGCCATGATGGCCGACCTGGACCATGAGTTAAATCTGGCGCGCCGTTATCAGCACGACCTGTCAGTACTGGTCATTGATATTGATAGATTCAAGAAGATAAACGACACCGAAGGTCACGCCACCGGCGATACCGTGCTGAAGGAAATGGTGCGTCTGATCACCAAGGTCAATCGCAACACGGATCGGGTCTATCGCTATGGTGGCGAAGAATTTGTGGTCCTGCTGAGTAAAACTGACAAATACGGCGCGCTCGTTATTGCTGAGCGCTTACGAGAGGCTGTTGCCGGTCTCAGGGTTTGCGCCGATACAGGGTCACTAAGCATTACCATCAGCATCGGCGCCTCGACGTTCACTGACAGTGACACCACAGAGGGTCTGTTAAAGCGGGCAGACAAAGCCATGTACGAAATAAAAAACAAGGGCGGAAATGGATCCGCTTTCAAACCGGGTGACCAGGGGAACGTTTGATGACTGCGTATCTGCACAGCACATTAGAAAACACGGAACAACAACCTGCGACAAAGGATGCACAGGCATCACTCAAGCGTAAACAACGAGAGCAGGAACTGCGTCAATTGCTAAGCGAAAACCTTGGCGGAACTCTGGAAATTTCGGCACTGCAGCAACGCCTGTTGAACAGCATGACCAGAGGCGTTGCACTGGACGGTCTGCATTATCACCATGAGGCACTGGATGTTGATATCCGCATTGGCAAACAGTCATCACACAGCTGCGGCTATCGCCTGTTATGCACCGACGAATACCTGGGCGAAATCGTTTTTAAACGCAATCGCAAGTTTACCGAACGTGAACTGCAACTGATTGAAGCACTCATCCCTGCGCTGGTGAGCCCGCTTCGCAACAGCCTTCGCTCAAAGCAGCAATCCGCTACAGACACACCAGTCCGCTGATTAATACGGTAACGCTGCTGATATCGCGTCAGCAGCGTTCAACACTAGCCACGACCGGGACGACCATCTTTACGCTTTCTGGCAACGGTGCGCTTTCTGGTAGCAACAGGTGGCGTCATCCCTACCGTCTCGTATAACCCTGCGATCTCCGCATTCTTCATTTCGTAAAACTGACCCTTCTTGACCCGACTGGGAATAAACACCGGCCCATATCGAACACGTTTCAGCCGACTGACCTTGACCCCTTGTGACTCCCACAGCTTTCTTACTTCACGATTTCGTCCTTCCATAATCACAACGTGGTACCAGCTGTTGCGTCCTTCACCAGCAAAAAACTGAACATCGGTAAAGCGACAAAGGTGCTCTTCAATCATCACCCCTTTCTGCAGATTGGCAATCATCTCGTCACTGACATCACCCAATACCCGCACGGCATATTCACGATCGATATTGGCAGAGGGATGCATCAGACGATTGGCCAACTCTCCATCGGTGGTAAACAACAACAGACCGCTGGTATTGAAGTCCAATCGGCCAACGGCAACCCAGCGTCCATGCTTGATCATGGGCAGGTGATCATAAACAGATTTTCGGCCTTCCGGGTCACGACGCGAACAAATCTCGTTTTCCGGCTTATTGTAAACAAGAACGCGTGGCGCGCTATTGTCAGGCGCCGTATTGGAGACTTTTTTGCCATCGACAATCAGTTTGTCGTCAGGACCGGCCCGGTCACCCAGCGTTGCCACATTGCCATTCAGGCGCACACGCCCCTGACTGATCCAGCTTTCCATTTGTCGACGCGAGCCGAACCCGGCACGCGCCAATACTTTCTGGATTTTTTCATCCTGTACAACATCATTCATTGTCGTTTTCCTGAGAGCCGGAGACATCAGAGTCTCCCGTCGCTTCATCTTTTTTGCGGCCGTAGCCAAGAATGTCATCAAGCGGACGCCTGGCCAGTGCCATGGCTTCGTCCTCATCCAGCAACTCTGGCTGTTCGCCGTCTTCGTCCACGTTGTCTTCGTCGACCGGCTCTTCCGGTAACACCAGCACCCGCCCTTCGTCGTCGCTCAGGTCAAGCTCCGGATTCAATTGGTCCAGGTCACGTATTTCAGACAACGGTGGCAGTTCCTGAAGATTTTTCAGATTAAAGTAGTCGAGAAAATGGCGCGTGGTGGCAAACATTGCAGGCCGGCCAGGAACATCCCGGTGCCCTACGACACGAATCCATTCACGATCCAGCAAGGTCCTGATAATAGTTGAGCTGACCGCGACACCACGGATCTCTTCGATATCACCGCGGGTAATCGGTTGCCGATAGGCGATCAGGCCAAGCGTTTCAAGCAATGCGCGCGTGTAGCGCTGTGGCTTTTCTTCAGACAGGCGTGATATCCACGGACTCAGTTTCTGTCGAACCTGAAAGCGGAATCCTGAGGCAACTTCCTTCAATTCAAAGCCCCGGCCCTCGCAGTCCAGTGCAATAACATTCAGAATTTCCCTGATCTGTTCATTCGTGGGACGCTCCCCTTCCACGAACAGTTCAGACAACGCGGTTACTGACAGTGGCCGCCCCGCGCTCAGCAGCAAGCCTTCAATGATCTGCTGAAGCATCTCTGGCTCAAGCGCCTGCACGGGATAGGTTACGTCCTCAAAAGCGGCATCGGCTTCCTGCGTGTTGTCGATGTCGGCGTCATTGCCTGTGCTCATGTTGTCACTCGTCATGTCAATAATCTGTAAATGGTTGGCGTTAGCTTCGGGCCTTGATGTGGATAGGCGCAAATGGTTCACTCTGTACGATGTCGACCAGCGAGTCCTTGATCAGCTCCATCACTGCCAGGAAAGTCACCACCACACCCAGGCGGCCCTCCTCACGCATCAGCAAAGATACCAGTGGAACGAATTTTTCAGATGACAGACGCACCAGGATTTCTGCCATTTTCTCGCGTGTCGATAAGGTTTCGCGCTGTATCTGATGGTGCTCAAACATATCTGCACGCCGTAAAGCACCTGAAAGCGCCATCAGAATTTCCTGTAACTCAACAACAGGGTCAGGTGTATTACGTTCCAGCTGCGGCCCCTGAGCTCCAGCCAGAAAAACATCACGATCCAGCCGGGGCATCTGATCCAGGTCTTCCGCCGCTTTCTTGTAGCGCTCATATTCCTGCAGTCGACGAATCAACTGGGCACGCGGATCCTCTTCATCATCTTCTTCCTGGGTACTGCGCGGTAACAGCATGCGCGACTTGATTTCAGCAAGCATGGCTGCCATGACCAGATACTCAGCGGCGAGTTCAAACTGGTGAGACTCCATCAGGTCGACGTACGCCATATACTGCTCGGTAATCAACGCGACATCGATATCGAGAATATCAATGTTCTGGCGTTTAATCAGGTACAACAACAGGTCGAGTGGTCCTTCAAACGCTTCCAGGAATACTTCCAGTGCATCTGGTGGTATGTACAGATCCTGAGGCAATTGAGTGATCGCTTTACCGGCAACATACGCAAACGGCATTTCATGTTGTGGTGGTGCGGCCACAATCTGAATATCGTTGCTATCGGACGATTCTGCCTGTTCGCTCATCACAAATTTCTCCGTTGCGTCCGCTCTAACGGTACGACAACCCCATGGCTTCCCGGACATCCTGCAGGGTTTCGCGAGCGGACTCCCGCGCCTGCTCACATCCTTCGGCGATAATGCTGCGTACAATATCCGGGTCTTTCTCGTATTGCCGGGCGCGCTCCTGTATTGGCTCCAGTTCAGCTGCCACGGCATCAATCACTGGCTTTTTACAGGCCAGGCAACCGATCCCGGCACTGCGGCAACCCTGTTGCACCCAGGCCTTAGTGTCGTCATCTGAATAAACGTCGTGTAATTGCCAGACTGGACACTTGTCCGGATCACCGGGGTCTTTGAGGCGCACCCGGGCCGGATCCGTGGGCATGGTATTGATCTTTTTTGCCACATCGTCAATCGGTTCACGCAAGGCAATGGTATTGCCATAAGACTTGGACATTTTCTGGCCATCCAGACCGGGCATTTTAGCTGCCGGGGTCAACAGAGCCTGGGGTTCGGCGAGAATCATTTTGCCACTCCCCTCAAGGTAGCCCAGCAAACGCTCGCGATCACCCAGAGAGATATTCTGCTGCTCTTTGATGAGCGCCTGCGCCCGTTCCAGCGCGTCATGATCGCCCTGCTCCTGATAGGCCGTTCGCAGATTGTTATAGATCCGCGCCGCCTTTTTACCCATTTTCTTCACCGCCGCTTCGGCGTTGTCTTCGAAGCCGGGCTCACGACCATATAAATGATTAAAGCGACGCGCGACCTCCCGGGTCAGTTCCACATGTGCCACCTGATCAGCGCCCACGGGTACCTGACCGGCGCGATATATCAGTATGTCAGCACTTTGCAGTAACGGATATCCCAGAAAGCCATAGGTTTCCAGGTCCCTGTCACGCAGTTTTTCCTGTTGATCCTTGTAGCTGGGTACACGTTCCAGCCAACCCAGCGGTGTCATCATCGACAGTAACAGATGCAGCTCTGCGTGTTCTGGCACTCTGGACTGAACAAAAATCGAAGCGGAACCCGGGTTAACACCCGCGGCTAACCAGTCAATGACCATACTCAGAGCATTGTCACCGATCACCTGCGGGGTCGCATAGTGAGTGGTCAGTGCGTGCCAGTCGGCTACAAAAAAGAAACACTCGTACTCGTGCTGCAATTTTACCCAGTTTTTCAGAACACCGTGATAATGACCCAAATGCAGCTGTCCTGTCGGACGCATACCCGACAACACCCGTTTCTGCGATTCCACTGTAGACAAACCCCTTCCCTCTGCCAGCTGAGTGCCAGCCAGTCAAATATAGTTAATACCTTAGCATTATCGCACGAAACACAGCGACAACCGCATCATCCTGTAATTCTGAACTTATCCGGATCAGGTAAATGGAGCCGGATCACCTTTGCCGACACGAACCACCACCGGTGCCCCGTCAACCAGGTCAATGACTGTTGATGGTTCAATCCCACAGGCGCCACTTTCAATAATCAGATCAACCAACTTGCCCAGCTTTTCTTCAATGTCATAAATTTCGGAAAGCGGCTGATCGTCGTCAGGCAGTATCAGACTGGTGCTCAATATCGGTTCGCCGACAGCTTCCAGTAATGCCTTTGCCACCGGATGCTCGGGGATTCGCAGACCGATTGTTTTTCGTTTCGGGTGCATCAGCCGACGCGGCACCTCAGCGGTGGCTGCCAGAATGAAGGTATACGGGCCTGGCGTGTACGCCTTTAACAATCGATAGGCGCTGTTGCTGACCTTTGCATAAGTGGCAATCGCCGACAAATCAGAGCAGATCAGCGTCATATTATGTTTTTCGCCGAGTTTGCGGATACGACGCACACGCTCCAGCGCGGCTTTATCGCCTATGTGGCATGCCAGCGCATAGGTCGAATCAGTCGGGTACACAATAACCCCGCCTTGCTGCAGGCACTCTGCTGCCTGTTTTATCAGCCTGGGCTCGGGGTCAACTGGGTGAATTTCCAATGATAGTGCCATACCGAATCGCTTTCTCTTTCGTGAATCCTGTAACCTGAAAAAAGAGCAGCCGCCGTATCAGCATTGCCTTCCGGACAACGATTTTCTATCATGCCGGTGGCTGCAAACCGGCAACAATAACAGGCCGCTTTGCCAAAGTCGATGACTTGATCCAAGCCCCCATGCCATAGCTGCTGACACCTGCAAAAGGAATATTATGTACTACGCCATTATCAGTGAAGACGTTGACAACAGCCTGCCCCTGCGCATTCAGGCCAGGCCCGCCCACCTGGTCAGAGTGGAAGCGCTGAAAGCATCCGGCAAACTCGTTATTGCCGGGCCGCATCCAGCCATTGACGATGAAAACCCTGATGCGGAAGGATTCTCCGGCAGTCTGATCATCGCCGAGTTCGACTCGATGGCGGCAGCCGAAGCCTGGGCGGCGGATGACCCCTATGTCGCGGCGGGTGTTTACAAAAAAGTGACCGTTAAACCCTTCCGTCAGGTCCTGCCCTGAACGTCGGAGCCAGACTACTCTGAACCCGCGCCCGAACCCAAGACAGGGCCCGCCCGGAGTCTAGGGGGTCGGCGCCGGGCGGAGATCGGGGTAATTCTCATTGAGAACGGCATTCCAGCTCTCCAGCTGTCCCGCTTTCTGAGCCCACAAGGCACTGATATCGCCGGATATTGTGATGCGCTCAATGATATCGCCAGCACGCAGACTATTGACAACATCCATACCCTGAGTCACCCCACCGAAGACTGAATGCAGGCCATCGAGATGTGGCGTGCGCACATGCGTGATGAAGAACTGGCTGCCCTCTGTACCGGGCCCCGAATTAGCCATGGAGATCACACCCGGTCGATTGTGGCGCAAGTGAGTCTCACCGCTGAAGCGATAACCCGGCGTTCCGGTGCCGGTACCCAGTGGATCGCCACCCTGAATCATGAAGCGCGGCTCAAACCGATGAAAGCTTAAGCCATCGTAAAAGCCACGACGAGCGAGGTTAACAAAGTTGGCAACGGTCGTCGGCGCTGCGCGCGCGTTCAACTCCAACTCAATTTCTCCCTTACTGGTACTGATAAGCGCCGATAAAGGCTGGCCAAACGCATTTGGCACAGGCGCCAGCAGCGTCACCGCCAGCAAAACAATAGACACAAGATTGCCTGTTTTCATGATATAGCCTCCTCCAGCGGGTCCTTCTGTTGCAGTAGCGACAGCGTAACCGGCGCATGGTCCGAAAAATACGCGTCAGTATATATGGTTGCCGACGCAACCGCAGGCGCCAATGCCGGGCTAATGACATGATAGTCGAGCCGCCAACCAACATTTTTGGCTCTGGCCTGCCCCCGGTTGGACCACCAGCTGTACTGGCCTTCTGATTTATTTACCAGTCTGAACGCATCAACAAAACCCAATTCGTCATATAACTGGTCCAGCCAGGCCCGCTCCTCCGGCAGAAACCCGGGGTTCTTGCGGTTTGCTCGCCAATTTCTGAGATCAATCTCCTTATGACACATGTTCCAGTCCGCGCAAATCACATAATCTCTGCCATCAGTGCGCAATGCCTGCAAGTGCTGCATAAACAGGTCCAGAAAACGGAATTTAACTGCCTGCCTGACTTCACCACTGGAGCCTGAGGGCATATACAGCGAGATCACGCTAAGGTTGCCAAAATCAGCCTGAATAAAGCGACCTTCTCTGTCCGCAAAATCCCAGCCCAGGCCTTTGATCACACGGTCGGGTTTCTGCCGACTGTAAATGGCGACACCTGCGTAACCCTTTTTCTCTGCATCATAGTAGTGGCAATGATAGTTCTCTGGAAAGAATGGGCCTTCCCGTAGTTGCGCCTCGTGTGCCCGAGTTTCCTGAAGGCAAACCACATCCGGCGCATGCTGCTCCAGCCAATCAAAGAAGCCTTTTCTGGCCGCAGAGCGCACGCCGTTGCAATTAAACGTGGTGATGCTGATC encodes:
- a CDS encoding TRZ/ATZ family hydrolase; this translates as MSPSENQPDVDLVIHARWIIPATDDQAILENHSIAVRNGSIVGLHPTPDIARHYSSARRELTLDQHALIPGLINAHGHAGMTLMRGIADDLPLQTWLHDHIWPLEGKWISEEFVYQGTQLAIAEMIRGGTTCYADMYFFPEASARAASEAGIRVQLAAPVIDFPTPWAADADECISKTTELHDAWRNSELVSTAFGPHAPYTVSDESLRKVLTFAEELDLPIHMHVHETAFEVEDALKNTGQRPIRRLHDLGLLGPRLLCVHATQLDDDDLALLQQTSTHVVHCPESNLKLASGFCPVHQLQTTGINVALGTDGAASNNDLDMFSEMRTAALLAKACAGDASALPAYGALQMATINGARAMGLEHLTGTLESGKRADMTAVRLDSLNAMPVYNPVSQLVYSTQASQVSHVWVNGKALLDDGELTTINRRQIQELARTWQQRLQHSTNDGENA
- the ubiG gene encoding bifunctional 2-polyprenyl-6-hydroxyphenol methylase/3-demethylubiquinol 3-O-methyltransferase UbiG is translated as MNAQHGNRDDAEIRKFEALAARWWDPNSEFRPLHEINPLRMGFISGKINPAGQHCIDIGCGGGILSEALAHQGAQVTAIDLAEASLAVARLHKLESGLDIRYENIAAETMAEQEPGQYDIVTCLEMLEHVPDPEAIVEACVKLAKPGGHIFFSTLNRNPKSWLFAIVGAEYVLNLLPKGTHDYAKFIKPSELASWCRHYGLEQGELTGMGYNPLTKRYRLQNDIDVNYLVHYRKPA
- a CDS encoding HAD-IA family hydrolase yields the protein MTTMTGNQTAAVLFDLDGTLIDTAPDFSAVLHQLCADQGVTPPSDNAILATVSSGARALVELAFGLRPDAQGFDALFQTLLNQYMDQLQNTRSVLFADMDVLLGQLEASGIAWGVVTNKPERFSIPLMQRLDLAHRCSILICPDHVSQTKPHPEPLLLACDRLGCDPAHSIYVGDHPRDIEAGNAAGMRTIAAAYGYLPPFPAISEWGADHISPSVADIALYLSNHLIFSAQKGLTHEN
- a CDS encoding YciK family oxidoreductase, yielding MKIEPARNHDNSDTENTALTIPVNDSLQGRTILVTGAGDGIGKAAALTYARSGATVILLGRTQSKLEAVYDAIASEKLPEAVIHPLDLAIAGSEDYDVLGRSIIDQFPALDGLLHNASELGALGPIQYYAPESWMKLMQINVNAVFLLTRALLPALEKSDEARILMTSSSVGRKGRAYWGAYAVSKFATEGLMQVLADELADTTNIRVNSINPGATRTEMRRSAYPAENPLSLPTPESLMPAYLHLMQAASHPLHGQAIDIRTLLTELSAK
- a CDS encoding GGDEF domain-containing protein; this translates as MAMPLSSATAVEITTQGRAQLTLLPAANEYQLPDGNKPLSQTRYRLLTKLQTSLDLNTILSLFHEESSALVDYCGLVYVNETMNLQLSVGDVELHSCSYRLITQRDNLGEIVLYHQARFSEPDLDTIETLLSTLLCPLRNALQYRAAIDASTTDALTGAGNRLAMMADLDHELNLARRYQHDLSVLVIDIDRFKKINDTEGHATGDTVLKEMVRLITKVNRNTDRVYRYGGEEFVVLLSKTDKYGALVIAERLREAVAGLRVCADTGSLSITISIGASTFTDSDTTEGLLKRADKAMYEIKNKGGNGSAFKPGDQGNV
- the rluB gene encoding 23S rRNA pseudouridine(2605) synthase RluB; amino-acid sequence: MNDVVQDEKIQKVLARAGFGSRRQMESWISQGRVRLNGNVATLGDRAGPDDKLIVDGKKVSNTAPDNSAPRVLVYNKPENEICSRRDPEGRKSVYDHLPMIKHGRWVAVGRLDFNTSGLLLFTTDGELANRLMHPSANIDREYAVRVLGDVSDEMIANLQKGVMIEEHLCRFTDVQFFAGEGRNSWYHVVIMEGRNREVRKLWESQGVKVSRLKRVRYGPVFIPSRVKKGQFYEMKNAEIAGLYETVGMTPPVATRKRTVARKRKDGRPGRG
- the scpB gene encoding SMC-Scp complex subunit ScpB produces the protein MQALEPEMLQQIIEGLLLSAGRPLSVTALSELFVEGERPTNEQIREILNVIALDCEGRGFELKEVASGFRFQVRQKLSPWISRLSEEKPQRYTRALLETLGLIAYRQPITRGDIEEIRGVAVSSTIIRTLLDREWIRVVGHRDVPGRPAMFATTRHFLDYFNLKNLQELPPLSEIRDLDQLNPELDLSDDEGRVLVLPEEPVDEDNVDEDGEQPELLDEDEAMALARRPLDDILGYGRKKDEATGDSDVSGSQENDNE
- a CDS encoding segregation and condensation protein A, which gives rise to MSEQAESSDSNDIQIVAAPPQHEMPFAYVAGKAITQLPQDLYIPPDALEVFLEAFEGPLDLLLYLIKRQNIDILDIDVALITEQYMAYVDLMESHQFELAAEYLVMAAMLAEIKSRMLLPRSTQEEDDEEDPRAQLIRRLQEYERYKKAAEDLDQMPRLDRDVFLAGAQGPQLERNTPDPVVELQEILMALSGALRRADMFEHHQIQRETLSTREKMAEILVRLSSEKFVPLVSLLMREEGRLGVVVTFLAVMELIKDSLVDIVQSEPFAPIHIKARS